One Mycolicibacterium parafortuitum DNA segment encodes these proteins:
- a CDS encoding MCE family protein, whose amino-acid sequence MTKRIKTSARTLLAAGLAVLALAGAGILAYQHFFSPYRITAYFRTATAIYAGDEVRVAGVRVGTIESIEPVGTQAKMTMAIDRDVPIPVDADAIIVAPNLVSARYVQLTPAWGATPETSGPTMADGGVIDQDRTAVPVEWDEIKTQLTRLATELGPRGGVSETSLGRFIDTTAAAMDGNGEKLRETIAQLSGVGRILGEGSGDIVEILTHLQTFVTALRDSNVQIVQFQDRLADVTQVVDGSRSELGSAITTLSEAVGEVRRFVEGSRNQTAEQVQRLASVTQVLADDSMVLKNILHAAPNALVNGYNIYNPDTGGPRGSFAMNGFANPVSLICSAIAAVENVTAEQSGKACAEYLGPALRLMNFNYLPLPFNAYLGPAPQNVIYSDPGLAPGGGGTAPAPAEIPPAVSAYTGAGDVPPPPGWSNPPQPPGAFAPHGLPANPSQALYPGAPLPPAPPAAPLPPAPPAAQPATIADMLLPAEAAPTSGGNP is encoded by the coding sequence ATGACGAAACGAATCAAGACGTCGGCGCGGACCCTGCTCGCGGCGGGCCTTGCGGTGCTCGCGCTCGCCGGCGCCGGGATCCTGGCCTACCAGCACTTCTTCAGCCCCTATCGGATCACCGCGTACTTCCGGACCGCCACGGCGATCTACGCGGGCGACGAGGTGCGGGTCGCCGGCGTGCGGGTCGGCACGATCGAGTCCATCGAACCGGTGGGCACCCAGGCCAAGATGACGATGGCCATCGACCGCGATGTCCCGATCCCCGTCGACGCCGACGCGATCATCGTCGCACCGAACCTGGTGTCGGCCCGCTACGTGCAATTGACCCCGGCATGGGGCGCCACCCCCGAGACCAGTGGACCCACCATGGCCGACGGCGGCGTGATCGACCAGGACCGCACCGCGGTGCCGGTCGAATGGGACGAGATCAAGACCCAGCTCACCCGGTTGGCCACCGAACTCGGACCGCGCGGCGGGGTTTCGGAGACCTCGCTGGGCCGGTTCATCGACACCACCGCCGCGGCGATGGACGGTAACGGTGAGAAGCTGCGTGAGACCATCGCCCAGCTGTCCGGTGTCGGCCGCATCCTCGGCGAGGGCAGCGGCGACATCGTCGAGATCCTCACGCACCTGCAGACTTTCGTCACCGCGCTGCGCGACAGCAACGTGCAGATCGTGCAGTTCCAGGACCGGCTCGCCGACGTCACCCAGGTCGTCGACGGCAGCCGCTCGGAGCTGGGCTCGGCGATCACCACACTCTCCGAGGCGGTCGGCGAGGTCCGGCGATTCGTCGAAGGGTCGAGAAACCAGACCGCAGAACAGGTGCAGCGACTCGCCTCGGTGACGCAGGTGCTGGCCGACGACAGCATGGTGCTCAAGAACATCCTGCACGCCGCGCCGAACGCCCTCGTCAACGGCTACAACATCTACAACCCCGACACCGGCGGCCCGCGCGGCTCGTTCGCGATGAACGGCTTCGCCAACCCGGTGTCTCTGATCTGCTCGGCGATCGCCGCGGTGGAGAACGTCACCGCCGAACAGTCCGGTAAGGCGTGCGCCGAATACCTCGGACCCGCACTGCGGCTGATGAACTTCAACTACCTGCCGCTGCCGTTCAACGCCTACCTCGGGCCGGCGCCGCAGAACGTGATCTATTCCGATCCGGGCTTGGCCCCCGGCGGAGGCGGCACCGCGCCCGCCCCCGCCGAGATCCCGCCCGCCGTCTCGGCCTACACCGGGGCCGGCGACGTACCGCCCCCACCGGGATGGTCGAATCCGCCGCAACCGCCGGGAGCGTTCGCTCCGCACGGGCTGCCCGCGAATCCGTCGCAGGCGCTGTATCCGGGCGCGCCCCTGCCGCCCGCACCGCCCGCGGCGCCCCTGCCGCCCGCGCCGCCCGCGGCGCAACCCGCCACCATCGCCGACATGCTGCTGCCCGCCGAGGCAGCGCCGACCTCAGGAGGGAACCCGTGA
- a CDS encoding MCE family protein translates to MQKYRGSSLVRAGFIGAVLIALVIVVGLQPQQLWAMATSVRYQAVFAEAGGLAPGNDVKVSGVTVGSVSDVELARGTALVTFSVDSGVRVGSDTTATVGISTVLGERVLVLKPAGSRGLGSMGVIPLSRTGSPYSLTDAVGDFTTNTADTDTAAINQSLDTLSDTIERLAPQLAPTFDGVSRLSKSLNNRNESLSALLDAASDVTGVLSERSAQVNTLLLNANDLLAVLRDRRYAIVNLLSSTTAVARQLTGMVADNEAELAPTLEKLNTVSEMLERNRDNITESLKGLAKYQVTQGEAVNNGFFYNGFASNLLPGPAIQPFLDYALGFRRGVNAGQPPDNAGPRAEFPWPYNGIPGGSR, encoded by the coding sequence ATGCAGAAATATCGCGGATCCTCCCTCGTGCGGGCCGGGTTCATCGGCGCCGTGCTCATCGCGCTGGTGATCGTGGTGGGCCTGCAGCCACAGCAGCTGTGGGCGATGGCGACCTCGGTGCGCTACCAGGCGGTGTTCGCCGAGGCCGGCGGGCTGGCACCGGGCAACGACGTGAAGGTGTCGGGGGTGACCGTCGGCTCGGTCTCCGACGTCGAACTCGCCCGCGGCACCGCGCTGGTCACCTTCTCCGTCGACAGCGGGGTGCGGGTGGGCAGCGACACCACCGCCACCGTCGGGATCTCGACGGTGCTCGGCGAACGCGTGCTGGTACTCAAGCCGGCAGGCAGCCGGGGGCTCGGCTCGATGGGCGTCATCCCGCTGAGTCGCACCGGCTCGCCGTACTCGCTGACCGACGCGGTCGGGGACTTCACCACCAACACCGCCGACACCGACACCGCCGCGATCAACCAGTCGTTGGACACGTTGTCCGACACCATCGAACGCCTCGCGCCGCAGCTCGCGCCGACCTTCGACGGGGTGTCCCGGCTGTCGAAGTCGCTGAACAACCGCAACGAGTCGCTGAGCGCGCTGCTCGACGCCGCGTCCGATGTCACCGGCGTGCTCTCCGAGCGCAGTGCCCAGGTCAATACGCTGCTGCTCAACGCCAACGACCTGCTGGCGGTGCTGCGGGACCGTCGCTACGCGATCGTGAACCTGCTCTCCAGCACCACCGCGGTCGCGCGACAGTTGACCGGCATGGTGGCCGACAACGAGGCCGAACTCGCGCCCACCCTGGAGAAGCTGAACACGGTCTCGGAGATGCTCGAACGCAACCGGGACAACATCACCGAGTCACTGAAGGGTCTGGCGAAGTACCAGGTCACCCAGGGCGAGGCGGTCAACAACGGGTTCTTCTACAACGGCTTCGCATCGAATCTGCTTCCCGGACCGGCGATTCAGCCGTTCCTGGACTACGCGCTCGGCTTCCGCCGCGGCGTGAACGCCGGGCAGCCGCCGGACAACGCCGGGCCGCGCGCCGAGTTCCCGTGGCCGTACAACGGCATCCCCGGAGGGTCGCGATGA
- a CDS encoding MCE family protein, whose amino-acid sequence MTDVGRAATKFGVFGSVMVLLTAALFMIFGEYRSGSANRYSAVFEDSSSLQPGDSVRAAGIRVGTVRSVKLADDTTVVVDFDADDNVRLTESTRVAVRYLNLVGDRYLELLDEPGPATIQPAGSRIGTDRTEPALNLDLLLGGLKPVIRGLNPDDVNALTSSLIQILQGQDGNLESLFSRTASFTNALADNGETVERLIDTLNDTITTVADDGENFSTAIDQLERLATGLAADRDPIGDAITALDAGTASLAGLLTDARPPLAGTVDELNRLAPLLSNETDLARLDLALQKTPKNYRKLVRLGSYGSWLNLYICGVSIRVTDLQGRTAHFPWVIQNTGRCGEP is encoded by the coding sequence ATGACGGACGTGGGAAGGGCCGCGACGAAGTTCGGCGTGTTCGGATCGGTCATGGTGCTGCTGACAGCGGCGCTGTTCATGATCTTCGGTGAGTACCGGTCGGGTTCGGCCAACAGGTACTCCGCGGTGTTCGAGGATTCCTCCAGCCTGCAGCCGGGAGATTCGGTGCGGGCGGCCGGAATCCGGGTCGGCACAGTCCGGTCGGTGAAGCTCGCCGACGACACCACCGTCGTCGTCGACTTCGACGCCGACGACAACGTCAGGCTCACCGAGAGCACCCGGGTGGCGGTGCGCTACCTCAATCTCGTCGGCGACCGCTACCTCGAGCTGCTCGACGAGCCGGGTCCGGCGACGATCCAGCCGGCGGGTTCCCGCATCGGCACCGACCGCACCGAGCCGGCGCTGAACCTCGACCTGCTGCTCGGCGGCCTCAAACCCGTCATCCGGGGACTGAATCCCGACGACGTCAACGCGCTGACGAGCTCACTGATCCAGATCCTGCAGGGTCAGGACGGAAACCTGGAGTCGCTGTTCAGCAGGACGGCGTCGTTCACCAACGCGCTGGCGGACAACGGCGAGACGGTGGAGCGGCTCATCGACACCCTCAACGACACCATCACCACGGTCGCCGACGACGGCGAGAACTTCTCGACTGCCATCGACCAACTCGAGCGGCTCGCGACCGGCCTTGCCGCCGACCGTGATCCGATCGGTGACGCGATCACCGCGCTGGACGCCGGCACCGCGTCGCTGGCCGGCCTGCTCACCGACGCCCGACCGCCGCTGGCCGGAACCGTCGACGAACTCAACCGGCTGGCCCCGCTGCTGTCGAACGAAACCGACCTGGCCCGGCTGGATCTCGCGCTGCAGAAGACGCCGAAGAACTACCGGAAGCTGGTGCGGCTCGGCTCATACGGCAGCTGGCTGAACCTGTACATCTGCGGTGTGTCGATCCGGGTCACCGACCTGCAGGGGCGTACCGCCCACTTCCCGTGGGTCATCCAGAACACCGGAAGGTGCGGTGAGCCCTGA
- a CDS encoding MCE family protein, with protein MSTNTPARRPLVGLATVVVLAAVVALAVGLFRGSFTTTVPVTVVSQRAGLVMDPDAKVKLHGAQVGSVHAIESLPDGKAAIHLAMDPAYMDIIPSDVGVDIASSTVFGSKYIELVPPAQPSADSLRPGQVLDVEHVTVEINTVFEQLSAVLAKVEPAKLNQTLGALATALDGRGDQIGQTMADFDAFLGTIEPSLPTMEHELAVAPTVIGTYADVAQDLVDTMGAATTISETVVAEQGNLDTLLVSVIGLSDVGTDVIGGNRQAISTVMDLLVPTTDLLNQYHEALNCGLGGAVHLAKAPGTPVPGGLLLQTIVLGQERYRYPQNLPKVAAKGGPQCTDLPKVPFQKHPPFVITDVNANPAQYGNQGIILNSDGLKQMLFGPIDGPPRNGGQIGQPG; from the coding sequence ATGTCGACGAACACGCCGGCCCGGCGGCCGCTGGTCGGTCTGGCCACCGTGGTGGTCCTGGCCGCGGTGGTCGCGCTCGCGGTGGGTCTGTTCCGCGGAAGCTTCACCACCACCGTCCCGGTGACCGTGGTGTCGCAGCGCGCCGGGCTGGTGATGGACCCCGATGCCAAGGTGAAACTGCATGGCGCACAGGTTGGTTCGGTGCACGCCATCGAGTCCCTGCCCGACGGCAAGGCCGCGATCCACCTGGCGATGGACCCCGCCTACATGGACATCATCCCGTCCGACGTCGGAGTCGACATCGCGTCTTCGACGGTGTTCGGCTCCAAGTACATCGAACTGGTGCCGCCCGCGCAGCCGTCGGCGGATTCGCTGCGGCCGGGGCAGGTCCTCGACGTCGAGCACGTCACCGTCGAGATCAACACGGTGTTCGAGCAGCTGTCGGCGGTGCTGGCAAAGGTGGAGCCCGCCAAACTGAACCAGACGCTGGGTGCGCTGGCCACCGCACTGGACGGCCGTGGTGACCAGATCGGGCAGACCATGGCCGATTTCGACGCGTTCCTCGGCACCATCGAACCGAGCCTGCCGACGATGGAACACGAACTGGCGGTCGCACCGACGGTCATCGGCACCTACGCCGACGTCGCGCAGGACCTCGTCGACACCATGGGTGCCGCCACCACCATCAGCGAGACCGTCGTCGCCGAACAGGGCAATCTGGACACCCTGCTGGTCAGTGTGATCGGTCTGTCCGATGTCGGGACCGACGTGATCGGCGGTAACCGGCAGGCGATCAGCACGGTGATGGATCTGCTGGTGCCGACCACCGATCTGCTCAACCAGTACCACGAGGCGCTCAACTGCGGCCTCGGCGGCGCGGTGCATCTGGCCAAGGCGCCCGGCACCCCGGTCCCCGGCGGGCTGTTGCTGCAGACCATCGTGCTGGGCCAGGAGCGCTACCGCTACCCGCAGAACCTGCCGAAGGTCGCGGCCAAGGGCGGCCCGCAGTGCACGGATCTGCCGAAGGTGCCGTTCCAGAAGCACCCGCCGTTCGTGATCACCGATGTGAACGCCAACCCGGCGCAGTACGGAAACCAGGGCATCATCTTGAACTCCGACGGACTCAAACAGATGTTGTTCGGCCCGATCGACGGACCGCCGCGCAACGGCGGCCAGATCGGACAGCCGGGATGA
- a CDS encoding MlaE family ABC transporter permease: MAAIRALHPRLVEHAGRPVELLGRIGDHTAFYGRAIAGVPHAAVHYRREIIRLVAEISMGAGTLAMIGGTVVIVGFLTLAAGGTLAVQGYSSLGDIGIEALTGFLAAFINVRISAPVVAGIGLAATFGAGVTAQLGAMRINEEIDALETMGIRPVEYLVSTRIVAGMVAITPLYSIAVMLSFAASKLTTVVLFGQSAGLYNHYFNTFLNPKDLLWSFLQAILMAIAILLVHTYFGYFATGGPSGVGVAVGNAVRTSLIVVISVTLLVSLAVYGANGNFNLSG, translated from the coding sequence ATGGCTGCGATACGCGCACTACACCCACGCCTGGTCGAGCACGCCGGGCGTCCCGTCGAGCTTCTCGGACGCATCGGTGACCACACCGCGTTCTACGGACGGGCGATCGCCGGCGTCCCGCACGCGGCCGTGCACTACCGGCGCGAGATCATCCGTCTGGTCGCCGAGATCAGCATGGGCGCGGGAACTCTCGCGATGATCGGCGGCACCGTGGTGATCGTCGGATTCCTGACCCTGGCGGCGGGCGGCACGCTCGCGGTGCAGGGCTACAGCTCCCTCGGTGACATCGGTATCGAGGCCCTGACCGGGTTCTTGGCCGCGTTCATCAACGTGCGGATCTCCGCACCGGTGGTCGCCGGGATCGGGCTGGCCGCGACGTTCGGCGCCGGGGTCACCGCGCAACTGGGCGCGATGCGGATCAACGAGGAGATCGACGCGCTGGAGACGATGGGGATCCGCCCGGTCGAATACCTGGTCTCGACGCGCATCGTGGCCGGCATGGTCGCGATCACGCCGCTGTACTCGATCGCGGTGATGCTGTCGTTCGCGGCGAGCAAGCTCACCACCGTGGTGCTGTTCGGGCAGTCGGCCGGCCTGTACAACCACTACTTCAACACGTTCCTGAACCCGAAGGACCTGCTGTGGTCCTTCCTGCAGGCGATCCTGATGGCGATCGCGATCCTGCTGGTGCACACCTACTTCGGCTACTTCGCCACCGGCGGTCCGTCGGGGGTCGGGGTTGCCGTGGGCAACGCGGTGCGGACGTCGCTGATCGTCGTCATCTCGGTGACGCTGCTGGTCTCACTGGCGGTCTATGGCGCCAACGGCAACTTCAATCTGTCGGGATAG
- a CDS encoding MlaE family ABC transporter permease, whose translation MADKAADRGSIALPALRGGISGPMQGVGGLLSMSADAVKFLFRRPFQTREFLLQSWFVARVSLAPTLLVAIPFTVLVSFTLNILLRELGAADLSGAGAAFGAVTQVGPMVTVLIVAGAGATAMCADLGSRTIREEIDALEVLGVNPVQRLVTPRMLASGLVALLLNSLVVIIGILGGYFFSVFVQGVNPGAFAAGITLLTGVPEVIISCIKAALFGLIAGLVACYRGLCITGGGAKAVGNAVNETVVYAFMALFVINVVVTAIGIQMTSG comes from the coding sequence ATGGCGGACAAGGCCGCGGACCGTGGGTCCATCGCGTTGCCTGCGTTGCGCGGCGGGATCTCGGGCCCGATGCAGGGCGTCGGCGGCCTGCTGTCGATGTCGGCCGACGCGGTGAAGTTCCTGTTCCGTCGGCCTTTTCAGACCAGGGAGTTCCTGCTGCAGTCCTGGTTCGTCGCGCGGGTGTCGCTGGCCCCGACGCTGCTGGTGGCGATCCCGTTCACGGTGCTGGTGTCGTTCACGCTGAACATCCTGCTGCGTGAGCTCGGTGCGGCGGATCTGTCGGGTGCGGGTGCGGCGTTCGGCGCGGTGACCCAGGTGGGGCCGATGGTGACGGTGTTGATCGTCGCCGGCGCGGGCGCCACGGCGATGTGCGCCGATCTGGGGTCGCGGACCATCCGGGAGGAGATCGACGCCCTCGAGGTGCTCGGCGTCAACCCCGTCCAGCGTCTGGTCACCCCACGCATGCTGGCCTCGGGTCTGGTCGCGCTGTTGCTCAACAGCCTGGTGGTGATCATCGGCATCCTGGGCGGCTACTTCTTCTCGGTGTTCGTCCAGGGCGTGAACCCCGGTGCGTTCGCCGCGGGCATCACGCTGCTGACCGGGGTGCCCGAGGTGATCATCTCGTGCATCAAGGCCGCGTTGTTCGGGCTGATCGCCGGGCTGGTGGCGTGCTATCGCGGGCTGTGCATCACCGGCGGCGGCGCCAAGGCGGTCGGGAACGCGGTCAACGAGACGGTGGTGTATGCGTTCATGGCGCTGTTCGTGATCAACGTGGTCGTCACGGCCATCGGCATCCAGATGACGTCGGGCTAG
- a CDS encoding SDR family NAD(P)-dependent oxidoreductase: MSTTPAGLSPLFRYADRRVLITGGGSGIGQACVLRVLAEGGRVVAADISADGLADTVGRAGDAGARLSTVVIDVGDETSVRTGVAEAISTLGGLDTLVNAAGILRSAHLTETSLADFEQVLRINLTGTFLMTREAIPALRDGNGPAVVNFSSTSAHFAHPYMSAYAASKGGVLSMTHAWALEFAKAGIRFNCVQPGSISSGMTDGTGASKQSVGPGLPEDADYALFGKVAPMLPLDGGAIFAAPDAVAGVVAMLGSNDAYFITGTEVRIDGGSHM, encoded by the coding sequence GTGTCCACCACCCCCGCCGGGTTGTCACCCCTGTTTCGTTACGCCGACCGCCGAGTGCTCATCACCGGTGGCGGTTCGGGCATCGGGCAGGCGTGTGTGCTGCGGGTGCTCGCCGAGGGCGGCCGGGTGGTCGCCGCCGACATCAGCGCCGACGGCCTGGCCGACACCGTGGGCAGGGCCGGTGACGCCGGCGCACGGCTGTCGACAGTGGTGATCGACGTCGGAGACGAGACGTCGGTGCGCACCGGGGTGGCCGAGGCGATCAGCACGCTCGGCGGGTTGGACACCCTGGTCAACGCCGCCGGGATCCTGCGCTCGGCCCATCTGACGGAGACCTCGCTGGCCGACTTCGAGCAGGTGCTGCGCATCAATCTGACCGGGACGTTCCTGATGACCCGGGAGGCGATCCCCGCGCTGCGCGACGGCAACGGCCCCGCGGTGGTCAATTTCAGCTCCACGTCGGCACACTTCGCCCACCCGTACATGTCGGCCTACGCCGCGTCCAAGGGCGGGGTGCTGTCGATGACCCATGCGTGGGCGCTGGAATTCGCCAAGGCCGGCATCCGGTTCAATTGCGTTCAGCCCGGGTCGATCTCGTCGGGGATGACCGATGGGACCGGCGCGTCGAAGCAGAGCGTCGGGCCCGGCCTGCCCGAGGACGCCGACTATGCGCTGTTCGGTAAGGTCGCACCGATGCTGCCGCTCGACGGCGGCGCGATCTTCGCCGCGCCGGACGCGGTCGCCGGGGTGGTCGCGATGCTCGGCAGCAACGATGCGTACTTCATCACCGGCACCGAGGTCCGCATCGACGGCGGCTCACACATGTAG
- a CDS encoding nuclear transport factor 2 family protein: MGDHDNLETRLEQLENRLRVVEDERDIARLIATYGPSVDAADAVAAAALWSADGVYDVEGWRMSGRDEVAAMVRSGGHRRLVENGCSHFLGPAVVTVRGDDAVAVCESLVVLRAADGYAERESGATRDHLPAPGYVVWRAAANHFRLGRIDGRWQIVERMSRVLDGNAHAHELLRVGIAGEVVYSRTSENG, encoded by the coding sequence ATGGGTGACCATGACAACCTCGAAACGCGTCTTGAGCAGCTGGAGAACCGGCTACGCGTCGTCGAGGACGAACGCGACATCGCGCGCCTGATCGCGACGTATGGGCCGAGCGTGGATGCCGCGGATGCGGTTGCGGCCGCGGCACTGTGGAGTGCCGACGGTGTTTACGACGTCGAGGGTTGGCGGATGTCGGGCCGCGACGAGGTCGCGGCGATGGTGCGGTCGGGCGGACATCGACGGTTGGTCGAGAACGGCTGCTCGCACTTCCTCGGCCCCGCCGTGGTGACCGTCAGAGGCGACGACGCAGTCGCGGTGTGTGAGTCACTGGTCGTGCTGCGCGCGGCGGACGGATACGCCGAACGCGAAAGCGGCGCGACGCGTGATCATCTCCCAGCGCCGGGCTACGTCGTCTGGCGAGCCGCCGCCAACCACTTCCGGTTGGGTCGGATCGACGGCCGCTGGCAGATCGTAGAGCGCATGAGCCGGGTGCTCGACGGCAACGCGCACGCACACGAACTGCTCAGGGTGGGGATCGCCGGAGAAGTGGTCTACAGCCGCACCAGCGAGAACGGATAG
- a CDS encoding flavin-containing monooxygenase, which yields MARRPTSTVGAVSNSAEVDVVDAVVVGAGFAGLYALHKFRSQGLSVRVFEAAPEIGGTWYFNRYPGARCDVESVDYCYSFSEELQQEWTWTEKYATQAEILRYMNWVADRLDLRGGITFNTRVTSATLDEQSLRWTVVTDTGETVTARFVVMATGPLSAALTPAFPGLDTFAGEVYHTAHWPHEPVDFTGKRVAVIGTGSSGIQSIPLIAEQAEHLYVFQRTPNFSVPAGNRPLTAEEVAEIKANYAERRRLSWRSGGGSPHIAHPKLTMEVSAEERRAAFERRWDLGGVLFSKTFSDQMIDEAANEEARKFYEEKVRAVIDDPALADLLIPNDHPIGTKRICTDTNYFQTFNRSNVTLVSVRNTPIESIDPTGITTSEAHYDIDALVLATGFDAMTGALDKIDIVGRDGRRLREDWADGPRTYLGLGVDGFPNLFLVSGPGAPAVLANMVLHAEAHIDWIADAIGFLDDHGYAALEATPESVDNWIAECNRRAEATLFPRANSWYMGANVPGKPRVFMLFIGGFAAYLDICAEVAAAGYKGFQLIEASSSS from the coding sequence ATGGCCAGACGCCCAACCTCTACGGTTGGCGCCGTGAGCAATTCGGCAGAGGTGGACGTCGTCGACGCGGTCGTGGTCGGAGCCGGTTTCGCCGGCCTGTACGCCCTCCACAAATTCCGGTCGCAGGGCCTGTCGGTGCGGGTGTTCGAGGCCGCCCCCGAGATCGGCGGCACCTGGTACTTCAACCGCTATCCGGGCGCCCGCTGCGACGTGGAGAGCGTCGACTACTGCTACTCGTTTTCCGAGGAACTCCAGCAGGAGTGGACCTGGACCGAGAAGTACGCCACGCAGGCCGAGATCCTGCGCTACATGAACTGGGTCGCCGACAGGCTGGACCTGCGCGGCGGCATCACGTTCAACACCAGGGTCACCTCGGCGACCCTCGACGAGCAGTCCCTGCGCTGGACCGTCGTCACCGACACCGGCGAGACGGTGACGGCGCGGTTCGTGGTGATGGCCACCGGGCCGCTGTCGGCGGCGCTGACCCCCGCGTTCCCCGGCCTGGACACCTTCGCCGGCGAGGTCTACCACACCGCCCACTGGCCGCACGAGCCCGTCGACTTCACCGGCAAGCGCGTCGCCGTGATCGGCACCGGCTCCTCGGGCATCCAGTCCATCCCGTTGATCGCCGAACAGGCCGAGCACCTCTACGTGTTCCAGCGGACACCGAATTTCAGTGTGCCCGCGGGTAATCGGCCGCTCACGGCCGAGGAGGTCGCCGAGATCAAGGCGAACTACGCCGAGCGGCGCAGGCTGTCCTGGCGCAGCGGCGGCGGATCCCCGCACATCGCGCACCCGAAGCTGACGATGGAGGTGTCCGCCGAGGAGCGCCGCGCGGCCTTCGAGCGGCGCTGGGATCTCGGCGGGGTGCTGTTCTCGAAGACGTTCAGCGACCAGATGATCGACGAGGCCGCCAACGAGGAGGCCCGCAAGTTCTACGAGGAGAAGGTGCGCGCCGTCATCGACGACCCCGCGCTGGCCGATCTGCTCATCCCGAACGACCATCCGATCGGGACGAAGCGAATCTGCACCGACACCAACTACTTCCAGACGTTCAACCGGTCGAACGTGACCCTGGTCAGTGTCCGCAACACCCCGATCGAATCGATCGACCCGACCGGTATCACCACCTCCGAGGCGCACTACGACATCGACGCGCTGGTGCTGGCCACCGGGTTCGACGCGATGACGGGTGCCCTGGACAAGATCGACATCGTCGGCCGCGACGGCCGGCGTCTGCGTGAGGACTGGGCCGACGGACCTCGCACCTATCTCGGGCTCGGTGTCGACGGGTTCCCGAACCTTTTCCTGGTGTCCGGCCCCGGAGCCCCTGCGGTGCTGGCGAACATGGTGCTGCACGCCGAAGCCCACATCGACTGGATCGCCGACGCGATCGGCTTCCTCGACGACCACGGTTACGCGGCGCTGGAAGCCACCCCCGAGTCGGTCGACAACTGGATCGCCGAATGCAATCGGCGCGCCGAAGCCACTCTGTTCCCGCGGGCGAACTCCTGGTACATGGGTGCGAACGTCCCTGGGAAACCGCGGGTTTTCATGTTGTTCATCGGCGGGTTCGCCGCCTACCTGGACATCTGCGCCGAGGTGGCCGCGGCCGGCTACAAGGGTTTCCAGCTGATCGAAGCGTCCTCGTCGTCGTGA
- a CDS encoding 2Fe-2S iron-sulfur cluster-binding protein: MSSAEPFRDAATVRIDLDGAVHRLSWPQDKTLVEIMLDAGIDVPYSCQEGRCGSCVVTVTDGQVSMDSCEILDEGDLADGLVLGCQARPVTEDISVEY, encoded by the coding sequence ATGTCGTCTGCCGAACCCTTCCGCGATGCCGCCACCGTCCGCATCGACCTGGACGGTGCCGTGCACCGGTTGAGCTGGCCGCAGGACAAGACCCTGGTCGAGATCATGCTCGACGCGGGTATCGACGTTCCGTACTCGTGCCAGGAGGGCCGGTGCGGTTCCTGTGTGGTCACCGTGACCGATGGCCAGGTCTCGATGGACAGCTGCGAGATCCTCGACGAGGGCGATCTGGCGGACGGGCTCGTGCTGGGCTGCCAGGCCCGGCCGGTCACCGAAGACATCAGCGTCGAGTACTGA